In Flavobacteriaceae bacterium, the following proteins share a genomic window:
- the argB gene encoding acetylglutamate kinase: protein METLKVIKIGGNIIDNAIALKSFLEEFSKIEGPKILIHGGGTLATQFTNEIGVGVKIVNGRRITDAFTLDIITMIYAGKVNKTIIAQLQAYKCNSIGFSGADGNTVVSKKRPVGKIDFGYVGDVVKVNIRVIQLLLTESIIPVFCAISHDANGQLLNTNADTMASEIAIGFSKQYNVELYYCFEKNGVLQNVNDDTSVIEYIDTETYVSLINTGIIAEGMLPKLENCFHAIKHNVEKVCIGKPEMLFNSESKFTTIQA, encoded by the coding sequence ATGGAAACATTAAAAGTTATAAAAATAGGAGGAAACATTATAGATAATGCAATTGCGTTGAAATCATTTTTAGAAGAGTTTTCAAAAATTGAAGGACCAAAAATTCTAATTCATGGAGGTGGAACTTTGGCGACACAATTTACTAATGAAATTGGAGTTGGAGTTAAGATCGTTAATGGGAGACGTATTACAGATGCATTTACTTTAGATATAATTACAATGATATACGCCGGAAAGGTTAACAAAACAATTATAGCTCAATTACAAGCTTATAAGTGTAATTCAATAGGGTTTTCTGGCGCAGATGGGAATACAGTTGTTTCGAAAAAGAGGCCAGTTGGGAAAATAGATTTTGGATATGTAGGAGATGTTGTAAAAGTAAATATTAGAGTAATTCAACTATTATTAACAGAAAGTATAATACCTGTTTTCTGTGCAATTTCACATGATGCTAATGGACAATTATTAAATACTAATGCAGATACAATGGCATCAGAAATTGCCATAGGGTTTTCAAAACAATATAATGTAGAGTTATATTATTGTTTTGAAAAAAATGGAGTATTACAAAATGTTAATGACGATACTTCGGTTATAGAATATATTGATACAGAAACTTATGTTTCATTAATAAATACAGGGATTATTGCAGAAGGAATGCTGCCAAAATTAGAAAACTGTTTTCACGCAATTAAACATAATGTTGAAAAGGTGTGCATAGGCAAACCAGAAATGTTGTTTAATTCAGAGTCAAAATTCACTACAATTCAAGCCTAA
- a CDS encoding M20/M25/M40 family metallo-hydrolase codes for MIQEKLIINAVSLLKKLIETPSFSTEEDQTALCIEDWFNTNRIPFKRIKNNVWATNKYFDEMKPTLLLNSHHDTVKPNKGYTKDPFKPVIENGKLYGLGSNDAGGCLVSLLATFTYYYDIKNLKYNLVIVASAEEENSGSNGLNSMLNIIPNIDVAIVGEPTLMNLAIAEKGLVVFDAKVKGTPSHAAHINTNNAIYNTIEVLDWFKNFKFEKLSKQLGEVKMTVTQINAGVQHNAVPAEVNLVIDVRVNDKYSNQEIADILTLSSPCSSIVPRSLRLNSSSIPVNHELVRAGINLGRTTYGSPTLSDQATLSCPSLKLGPGDSKRSHTADEFIYIHEIEEGIQIYVDLLNQVIV; via the coding sequence ATGATACAAGAGAAATTAATAATAAATGCTGTTTCATTACTTAAAAAATTAATTGAAACCCCATCTTTTTCAACTGAAGAAGATCAAACAGCTCTTTGTATTGAAGATTGGTTTAATACAAATCGAATTCCGTTTAAGAGAATAAAAAATAATGTTTGGGCTACAAACAAATATTTTGATGAAATGAAGCCCACATTATTACTAAACTCACATCATGATACAGTAAAACCTAATAAGGGTTATACAAAAGACCCATTTAAACCTGTTATAGAAAATGGGAAGTTATATGGTTTAGGAAGTAATGATGCAGGCGGATGTTTGGTATCCTTATTAGCAACGTTTACATATTATTATGACATCAAAAATCTTAAATACAATCTGGTAATTGTAGCTTCTGCGGAAGAAGAAAACAGTGGGTCTAATGGGTTAAATAGCATGTTGAATATTATTCCGAATATTGATGTTGCCATTGTTGGAGAACCTACTTTAATGAATTTAGCTATTGCCGAAAAAGGCTTAGTAGTTTTTGACGCAAAGGTTAAAGGAACGCCAAGCCATGCTGCTCATATAAACACAAATAATGCTATTTATAATACCATTGAAGTTTTAGATTGGTTTAAGAATTTTAAGTTTGAAAAACTATCTAAACAATTAGGAGAAGTGAAAATGACGGTGACTCAAATTAATGCAGGAGTACAACATAATGCTGTACCAGCTGAAGTAAACTTGGTGATTGATGTACGAGTGAACGATAAATATTCTAATCAAGAAATCGCAGATATATTAACACTTAGCTCTCCTTGTTCAAGTATTGTACCACGAAGCTTACGATTAAATTCATCGTCAATTCCTGTAAACCACGAATTAGTTAGAGCTGGAATTAACTTAGGAAGAACAACTTATGGTTCTCCTACATTATCAGATCAAGCTACTTTAAGTTGCCCGTCACTAAAATTAGGTCCTGGAGACAGTAAACGTTCACATACGGCAGATGAATTTATTTATATACATGAAATAGAAGAAGGAATACAAATTTATGTTGATTTGTTGAATCAGGTAATCGTTTAA